The genomic stretch AGCCCTTCCGGCGTTGCTGTGCTAGGGTGCACACACTTTTGCATCCCAGGATTCTTACCCATGCTCCCCGTACTCAGTGAAAAAGAACTCGACCGCCTCGAAGACCTGCTGATCACCTATGGCAATGACTACTCGGTGCTGAACCTGGCCGAGCTCAATGGCTTTTTCGTCGCGTTGGCCAGTTCGCCGGTCACTGTCCTCCCGGAACAATGGTTGCCCGCAGTGGCGGGTGGCAAGGTACCGAAGTTCAAGAAGCCCGCCCATGAGGAGGCCTACACGGCATTGATGCTGCGTTATGCCAGCCAGGTGGCAGAAGAACTGAGCAATGAGGTCGACCAGTTCGAACCGCTGTTCGAGGAACGCGAAGGCGAGCAGGGCACTGTGATCGTGATGGAGGAGTGGTGTTTCGGCTACATGCGCGGTACCCAGATTGCCGGTTGGGGCGAGTTGCCACCGGAGCAGGCCTTGCTGCTCAAGGCCATTTCGCTACATGGGCTGGAGGATAATTTCGAGCTGCTGGACCAGATGAGCGAAGAGGATATCCAGGCCTGCGTGCCGCAGGTGGTCGAGGCTGCGCGTGGGTTGTTCCGACATTTCAAAAAGCTGCACTGATCTGATAGTTGCATCGGCTAGCGCTCACCTGCGGGTGCCAGCGCAGTGTTTGGAAACCATTATTCCGCCCCGCGAAATTATGGTTTCCCCTGCGCACTGATTCTGCTGCCAGCCGATCCAGTGCAGCATGTGCTCCATCAGCCCCATCCCGGCGCTGACCAGGAGCCAAGCCCATGTCGAACCCGATCAAGCTCTACAACTTCCCCAAGTCTGGCCATGCCCATCGCATCGAGTTGATGCTCTCGCTACTGAACCTGCCCTCAGAGTTGGTGTTCGTCGACTTGGCCAAAGGCGCCCACAAGCAGCCGGACTTCCTTGCCCTCAACCCGTTCGGCCAGGTTCCAGTCATCGATGACAACGGCACGGTGATTGCCGACTCCAACGCCATCCTCGTCTACCTGGCCAAAAAGTATGACAACGGTACCTGGCTGCCCGAAGAACCTGCCGCCGCCGCCCGTGTGCAACGCTGGCTATCGGTCGCCGCCGGCCCGCTGGCCTTTGGCCCGGCAGCCGCCCGCCTGGTCACGGTGTTCGGGGCTTCGTTCAATACCGACGAAGTGATTTCCCGCGCCCACACCTTGCTCAAGGTGATCGATGCCGAGTTGGCCAACACGCCATTCCTGGCGGGTAGCACACCCACCATCGCGGACATTGCCAACTACTCCTACATCGCTCACGCCCCGGAGGGCAATGTGTCGCTGGAGCCGTATGCCAATGTGCGCAACTGGCTGGCGCGGATCGAGGCACTGCCGCGTTTCGTCCCCATGCCGCGCACCGTGATCGGGCTGCAAACCCACGCCTGAAACCCCGCCATCGCGAGGAGCGCCGCCATGCAACAGTCTCCTGATCACCGCCCCTCACCCTGGCATGCGGGTGAAAAGACCCTGCAGGAAAAGGTCGGTGTAGCAGAACGCATGGAGGCGTTCGGGCAAAAGGTCATTCGTGACCACATGCCCGACCAGCACCGAGCGTTCTATCACCAGTTACCGTTCATGGTCGCCGCCAGTGTGGATGCCCAGGGCCGGCCTTGGGCCACGCTGCTGGAAGGGCCAGAAGGGTTCGTAAGCTCGCCCGACCCTCGTATGCTCACGATCCACACCACGTTGCCAGCGGAGGACCCCGCCACCCCCGGGTTGGCAGCCGGGCAGGCCGTCGGTCTGCTGGGGATCGAACTGCACACCCGTCGGCGCAATCGCATCAACGGGCAGATCCGCCACGCTGCACAGGGGCAACTGCAAGTGGCCGTAGAGCAGGCGTTTGGCAACTGCCCGCAGTACATCCAGTTGCGTGACTACACCCGCGTCACCGAACCCGCCCTCGGGCGCTTCGATGCGACAACACTGGATACCTCAACCGTCAGCATGATCGAGGCCGCCGATACCTTCTTCGTCGCCAGCTATGTCGAGCATGCTGACGGCCAGCGCTCGGTGGATGTCTCCCACCGTGGTGGCCGGCCAGGGTTCATCAAGGTCGAAGGCAATCGGCTCACCATTCCCGACTATGCTGGCAATCTGCATTTCAACACCTTGGGTAACCTGGTGGTCAACCCGCGGGCCGGCTTGCTGTTCATCGACTTTAAAAATGGCAATGTGTTGCAACTGTACGGGCATGCCGAGGTGCTGCTGGACAGCCCGGCCATCCAGGCCTTTGAAGGCGCGGAGCGGTTATGGACACTGCAGGTCGAGCAGATGGTGTGGCGCCCGGCTGCTGTTGCCCTGCGCTGGGCTTTCAAGGAATACGCGCCGACCAGTCTGATGACCGGTACCTGGGCCGAGGCCGATGCGCGCCTGGAGCAGCGGCAACAACAGCGCCAATGGCTGGCCTGGCGGGTGCTGCGGGTGGAGCAGGAAAGCCGCGACATCCGCTCGTTCTATCTCGAATCACCGGCAGGCTGCCGTGTGGCCTTTGCCCCTGGCCAGCATCTGCCTGTGCAAGTGCCGCGTGATGGCGAAGCGGCGCTGATTCGTACCTACAGCCTTTCAAGTGCCCCGGCCGATGGGTTCTTGCGCATCAGCGTCAAAGCCCAGGGCCCGGCTTCGCGGTATCTGCATGAGCACGTTGTGGCCGGCGATGTGTTGAATGTACGTCCGCCGATGGGCAGCTTCACGCTTGACCAGCAAAGTACGCGGCCGTTGGTGCTGATCGGTGCGGGCGTGGGCATCACGCCGCTGCTGGCCATGCTGCGCCAGCAGTTGAGCACGGGGCAGGCCCGGCGCATTCATCTGTTCCATGGCGCACGCAGCCTGGCTGACTTGCCGTTCCAGCAGGAACTGACGACCTTGCGGCAACAGGCTGGCGATCTGCTGCATGTACACCGCGCCCTGAGCCAGCCTGAAGGGCACGCGCAGCTTGGCCGTGATTATGAGTTCGCCGGTCGGTTGGGTATCGAACAGGTCAAGGCAACGCTGGCGTTGGACGACTACGATTTCTACCTGTGTGGGCCGGGCAGCTTCACCCAGCAACTTTACGAAGGGCTGCGTGGGGTGCATGTGCCGGATGCGCGGATTCACGCCGAAGCATTTGGCCCGTCGACGCTGCGGCGGCACACCGATGCAGACCAGCCAATCTTGCAACAGCCGCCTGCCGCCGACGAACCGGTGCCGGTGTATTTTGCCGCGTCGGCCAAGGAGGCACGCTGGGTTCCCGGTAGCGGCACCTTGCTGGAACTGGCCGAGGCGCGTGGGCTGACCCCGGAGTTCAGTTGCCGGGGTGGTTCGTGTGGTACCTGCAAGACCCGACTGGTGAGCGGCCAGGTGCATTATCCAAATCCGCCGGCAGAGCTGCCGGAGGCGGGTTCGGTGCTGATCTGTTGTGCTGTGCCCGCGAAAGTTGAGGAGGGGATGCAGGCGCTGGTGCTGGATGTTTGATTCAAGCCAGTCGCAGGAACGGGCTTGCCCGCGAAGAGGCCGGCACAGCTAACACCAGGCATCCAGATGAAAGATAATCCGCACGCCCCATAGCCCTCAGGAGCCCGCATGGACCAGATCCACCTGATGAAGGTGTTCGTCGCCGTCGGCGAGCTGGAAAGCTTCGCCGCGGCTGCCCGCCGTCTGGACATTTCCCCGGCCGCTGTCACCCGCGCCGTCAGCGCCCTGGAAGAGCAGCTAGGGGTCAAGCTGTTGCTGCGCACAACTCGCAGCGTGCGCCTGACCGAGGCCGGCGGCCGTTATCTGGAAGATACCCGGCACATCCTCGCCAGCATCCACGAGGCCAATGAAGCCGCTGCCGGCATCAACGCGACCCCCAGGGGCGATCTGGCGGTGACCGCGCCGATCCTGTTCGGCAGGAAGTTCGTCATGCCGTGCATCGTCCGTTACCTGCAGCAGTACCCGGAAGTCGATGTTTCCGCGTACTTCCTCGACCGCGTGGTGAACATGGTCGAGGAGGGCATGGACGTGGCCGTGCGCATCGGGCCGTTGCCCGACTCCGGGTTGAAGGCGCTGCGGGTGGGCAGGGTGCGGCGCATGTTGTGTGCCTCCCCCGACTACCTGGCGCGTCATGGTGTGCCAAAGCACCCGTCTGACCTGGCCGGGCACGCGGTAATCGGCACCACCAACCTGTCGCCGCGGGCCGGTTGGCGCTTCGGCGTGACCGACGAGCCGACCTTGGTGCGCATGAAGCCACGGCTGACGGTAACCAGCAATGACGGGGCAATCGCCGCTGCCAGCGGCGGGCTGGGCATTGCCCGGCTGCTGTCGTATCAGGTCGTAGACGAACTGGCCAGCGGGCAGCTGCAGGTGCTGCTGGCCGAGTACGAAGAGGCGCCCTGGCCCATTCATGTGCTGCACCGCGAAAGCAAGTACGGTTCGGCCAAGGTCAGGGCCTTTATCGACATGCTGGCGCAAGGTTTGCGCGATCAGCAGCTGGATTGAGAACCTGCATCGCGTCGAGAAATGATGCGAAACAATGTTTGATACCGTGGCGGCCGTTTTTCACGCAACCCGCTCACAACGCCTGATACTGCATCCTGAACGCCAGGTTCATTGCCTCCCCCCGGTGCAACAATCGCAACCCTGGCCGCCCTGGCAGGTGGTGCGCGTTGATGGGGTGGCTAACCGGCTCAAAGCAGAAAAAACCTTGTCCTTGCGGGCAAAACAGCAAGAAGTGTCCAGCCTCGTTGGCACTGCACGCCAGTCGATAACCCGCGCTGGGCTGTTCGATCACGCACTCCCCTGGCCAGCCACTGAAGGCGTGATCAACCACTGCCTCGGGCAAACGCCTCATGGCATTGAAACGCCATTGCTCAGGCACCTCGGCCTCGTACGAAGGCAACCTCCCATCCTCGGCCAGCCACACCTTGCGCGCAGTTGCGTACAACTTGGTATCGGGATACCGCGGAAAGTAGGGATGCAGCCCCAGGCCATACCAGGTAGCTGGCTCACCCTGGTGCATCACATGCAGGTCCAGGTTCAGGCAACCCTCATGCAGGTGCACATCCAGCGTGGCCTGGTAGGCAAACGGCACGGCACTGTCCAGCGTCAACCGAGCTTGCTGTTCACTGTGGTGTTCTACCTGCCAGGCCTGTTGCCAGGCACTGCCATGAATCGGGTAAGGGTCATGTCCGGTATTCGCTAACAGTGCCTGCCACCCCTCGGGCCGGGCAAAGCCACCCTCGCCAATACGGTTGGACCACGGCGCCAGCGGGTAGCAGGCCAGGCGTCGGGGTGTACCGCTGGCCAGCGCGGCCGCGTCGGTATGGCGCAGCAGTGCCTGCCCGGTCGCCTTTACCTGCCAGTTGACCAGGCTGGCGCCCACTTCCGGGGCCAGGCTCAGGTGTGTCAGGCGGTCTTGCAGGTGCAGTTCGGTCACAGCCATGCAGGGCTCCTTTGTGGAAGATCAATCATTTGGCCCGGCGGTAGGTGAGCAGCACGATACCGCACACCACCACCGCGCCGCCGACCAGCTGCACAGTGCTCAGGTGCTGGTCGAGCAAGGCCCAGCCCAGCAACAACGTGGCGATGGGTTCAACGTTCATTACCGGTGCGTTCTGCGCCATGTTCAGGCGAGGGACACAGACGAACAGCAAGCTGAAGGCCAGGCCATACAGCACTACCAGAGTGGCCAGGGCCGCCCAGCCACTGCTGCTGCCTGGCAGTGACAGACCGGATGGGATCACCCCGCTTGCGCCTGCAACCAGCATGCTGGAGAACACGATCAGCAGGGTCAGCAGGCTGCGTACAGGGCCGCGCACGGCAGCCAGTTTTTGGTCGGTGATCCACAAGGCACAGGCAAAGGCACAGGCCGCGCCGAAAGCCAGGCTTACCCCTAATGCCCAGTGCGGGTTGGCCGCAGCGCTGTCGGCCAGGTGTGCCGGCACATCCAGCGCCAGTACCAGGCCGCACAGAATCAGGCCCATGAACAACACCGTGCGGCCGGTGGGGCGTGCACCGCCCAGTGCCCATGTGAGCAGCGCCAGCAGCATCGGGAACGTGTTGCCCACCAGCAGCGCCAGGGCTACCGGAATGCGTGCGACTGCCGAATAAAGGCACAGGCTTTGGGTGGCGATCAGCAGGCCGAGCAGCAGTTGCCAATGCCGGGTACCGGCGGGCAGGCTCAGGGCCTGGCGTTGCCACAGCAGCAGGCAGGCAAGCACCAGCAAGGTAATACCTGAACGGCAGAGAATGGCCAGCAGCACGCCGGTGCCGTTGTCGAATGCGATGCGAGCGGCAATGTGGTTGCCGGCGAATGAACAGGCCAGCAGGGCCAGCAAGGCGATTGCCAGTTTGCGTGGGAATAGAGGTACAGCCGAGGAGGGGGCAGCCATGTGCAGGATCCGTTGCAGGTAGGGCCAAGGGGGCTGCTTTGCAGCCCATCGCAGCCCCGGTTTTATTTACAGCACCACACTGGGCAGCCACAGCGAGATGGCCGGAATGTAGGTCACCGCCATCAGCACCATGAACAGCGCCAGGTAGAACGGCAGCATTGCCTTGATCGTCGACTCGATGCTCACCTTGCCGATGGCTGAGCCGACGAACAGCACGGCGCCCACCGGCGGTGTGATCAGCCCGATGCCCAGGTTCACCAGCATGATCATGCCAAAGTGCACCGGGTCCACGCCGATACCGGTGATCACCGGCAACAGGATCGGCGTAAGAATCAGGATCAGCGGCGCCATGTCCATCACCGTGCCCAGCAGCAACAGCATGAAGTTGATGCACATCAGGACCACATAGCGGTTGTCCGAGAGGGTCAGAAACGCCGTGGTGATCTTTGACGGGATCTGCATCAGCGTCATCACGTAACCAAAACTGGCAGCAAAGCCGATGAGGATCATCACGATCGAGATGGTCCGTACCGTGCGGTGCATCAGCTTGGGCAGGTCGCGCCACTTGTAGTCGCGGTAGATGAACATGGTCACGAAGAACGACCACACCACCGCCACTGCTGCCGATTCGGTCGCGGTGAACATGCCCGACAGAATGCCGCCCAGAATGATCACCATGGCCATCAGGCCCCACAGCGCTTCGCCGGCTATCTTCAACGCCTGGCGCATCGGGATCACTTCACCCTTGGGGTAGTTGCGCTTCTTGGCAAAGATCAGGCACAGGCCCATCATCACGGCGCTCAGCAGCAACCCGGGCATCACACCTGCCATGAACAGCGAGCCAATGGAAACCGTACCGCCCGCCGCCAGCGAGTACAGCACCGAGTTGTGGCTGGGCGGAGTCAGCAGCGCCTGTACCGAGCCGCTGACGGTCACGGCGGTGGAGAACTCGCGCGGGTAGCCTTTGCGCTCCATCTCCGGGATCAGCACCGAACCCACCGACGCGGTGTCCGCCACCGACGAGCCGGAGATTGCGCCGAAGAAGGTCGAGGCCATGATGTTGACCAGCGACAGCCCGCCACGCACGAAGCCCACCAGTACCCCGGCAAACGCCACCAGTCGCCGTGACATTCCGCCTTCGGCCATGATCGCACCGGCCAGCACGAAGAACGGAATCGCCAGCAGCGAGAATTTGTTAACCCCACTGGCCACCTGGATCATCATCGCCTGCAGCGGGATGTCGATCCACCAGGCGCCAATCAACGCCGACAGGCCCAGGGCGTAGGCCACTGGCATGCCCAGCAGAATAAGGGCAATGAAGCTGCCCAACAGAATGAACGCATCCATTTATGCTGCTCCTTCGTTTTCTTCCAGGTGGTCGAAGCGCACTACCTTGCGGTGGCTCTGATCGCCCAGCAGGAGCCTTTCCAGCACAAAGACCAGGGTCAGCACGCCACCGATCGGGATCGGCGCATAGGTCATGCCCACCCGCACCCCCGGCAGTGACGCCAGAAACTGGTTCCAGGTGGTGATGCACAGCTTGGTGCCGTAGTAGGTCATGAACACGCACACCAGAATCATCAACACTTGCACCAGTAGCGCGGCCAGGCTGCGCTGCAGCGGTGGCAGGCGGTCGGTGATCATCGTCACCGCCATGTGTGCCCCGGCCCGGTAGCTTGCGGCGGCGCCGACGAAGGTGAACACCACCATCAGCAGGATGGCTACTGGCTCCGGCCAGCTGGCGCCGGTGCCGAGCACGTAGCGGGCGAAGATGCCCCACGGAATGATCAGTGACATGGTCAGGATCGACAGGCCGGCAACCCAGGTGCAGGTGCAGTACAGCGTGTCGTTCACACGCAGGAACAGGTTTTTCATGGGCATCACCAAAGCGGCAATGCGGCGGGCGCCGCGCTGCCGAGGTCGTTCGGGAAGGGGCGCGGTTACTGGACAGCGTTGATACGTTTCATCAGGTCGGCGTACTGCGCGCCGTATTTTTCGCGTACCGAAGCGGTGGCGTCGTAGAACGGCTTCTTGTCGACGGTAATGAATTCGACACCGGCGGCCTTGAGCTTCTCTTCGCTGGCGGCGGTCTTGGCATCCCACAGCGCGCGCTCTTCCATCTGTGCTTCACGCGCCACCTTCTTCACCAGCGCCTGCTGCTCGGGGCTGAGCTTGTTCCAGGTGGTCTTGGACATCACAACCGGCTCCGGGAGGATCAGGTGGCCAGTGAGGGTGTAGTACTTGGCGCTCTGGAAGTGGTTGTGCTCAAGTAGCGTGGGCGGGTTGTTCTCGGCACCATCGATCACGCCAGTCTGCAGGGCACTGAAGATTTCCCCGGTGTCCATGGCGATGCCGTTGCCGCCCATGGCGTTCATCATGTCGATGAACAGCGGGTTGCCCTGTACGCGAATCTTCATGCCCTTGAGGTCTTCCAGGCTGCGTACCGGCTTTTTCGTGTAGATGCTGCGCGAGCCCCCATCCATCCAGGCCAGGGCTACCAGGTTGAAATCGGAATTGGTGATCTTGTCGAGAATTTCCTGGCCGATCTCGCCGTCGATGATCTTGCGCATGTGATCATGGTCGCGGAACACGAACGGCATGTTGAACACGTTCACATCCGGCACCACCGGGCCGACTATCCCTAAGCTGACACGGGTCATTTGCACGGCACCGATCTGTGCCTGTTCGATCACTTCCTTTTCAGAACCCAGAACGCCGCCGGCGAACATCTTGAAGGTGATTTCGCCATTGCTGGCGTCTTCCAGCTTTTTACCCATGTTCTGTTCCGCCACCACGGTCGGGTACCCGGCCGGGTGAATTTCGGCGAACTTGATGTCCAGCGCCGAAGCAGGCATGGCCACGCTGAAGGCGAACGGGAGTACGGCAAGGAGCAGCTTGCGTTTGAACGTCATGATGAAACTCCGTGGTTTTTATTATCTGGTTTCGTGGGTACAAGTGTGGGTATGGCTAGGGGGCGTCAGCCCCGGTAGGCAGGTTCCTCCAGGCCCTTGGTGCCAGGGTCGAGGGCAAATACCCCGCCAGCCAGGGGCTGGTCGCTGAGGTCGATGCCCGTGGGGCGGATCGAGGTAACGTACAGAATGTCCAGGCTGGCGCCGCCAAAGGCACACATTGCCGGCTTTTTCACCGGCACGCGGAGCGATCGGTCGAGGCGACCTTCGGGGGTGAAACGGTGGATCTGCCCGGCGTCGTTGCCGCAGATCCAGTAGCAGCCGTCCTGGTCGATGGCGGCACCATCCGGGCGGCCGGGGTAGTCGCGCATGTCGATGAACAGCCGTTTGTTGTGCGGTGTGCCGCTGTCGATGTCGTAGTCGAAAGCCCACACCTTCTGCACGTTCGGGTGCGAGTCGGACAGGTACATGCGCGTGCCGTCGGGGCTGAAGGTCAGGCCGTTGGGCACGATCATGCCGTCCTGCTGCAGGTGCAGCTGGCCTTCGCCGTCCAGCCGGTACAGCGCGCCCACGTGGGCACCTTGCTGCATGTCCAGCAGCATGGTCCCGGCCCAGAAGCGGCCCTGACGGTCGCAGCGGCCATCGTTGAAGCGCATGCCGGCCTGAGCGTGCTGCACGTTGCTGAGCAG from Pseudomonas putida encodes the following:
- a CDS encoding UPF0149 family protein produces the protein MLPVLSEKELDRLEDLLITYGNDYSVLNLAELNGFFVALASSPVTVLPEQWLPAVAGGKVPKFKKPAHEEAYTALMLRYASQVAEELSNEVDQFEPLFEEREGEQGTVIVMEEWCFGYMRGTQIAGWGELPPEQALLLKAISLHGLEDNFELLDQMSEEDIQACVPQVVEAARGLFRHFKKLH
- a CDS encoding glutathione S-transferase, which gives rise to MSNPIKLYNFPKSGHAHRIELMLSLLNLPSELVFVDLAKGAHKQPDFLALNPFGQVPVIDDNGTVIADSNAILVYLAKKYDNGTWLPEEPAAAARVQRWLSVAAGPLAFGPAAARLVTVFGASFNTDEVISRAHTLLKVIDAELANTPFLAGSTPTIADIANYSYIAHAPEGNVSLEPYANVRNWLARIEALPRFVPMPRTVIGLQTHA
- a CDS encoding 2Fe-2S iron-sulfur cluster binding domain-containing protein, with protein sequence MQQSPDHRPSPWHAGEKTLQEKVGVAERMEAFGQKVIRDHMPDQHRAFYHQLPFMVAASVDAQGRPWATLLEGPEGFVSSPDPRMLTIHTTLPAEDPATPGLAAGQAVGLLGIELHTRRRNRINGQIRHAAQGQLQVAVEQAFGNCPQYIQLRDYTRVTEPALGRFDATTLDTSTVSMIEAADTFFVASYVEHADGQRSVDVSHRGGRPGFIKVEGNRLTIPDYAGNLHFNTLGNLVVNPRAGLLFIDFKNGNVLQLYGHAEVLLDSPAIQAFEGAERLWTLQVEQMVWRPAAVALRWAFKEYAPTSLMTGTWAEADARLEQRQQQRQWLAWRVLRVEQESRDIRSFYLESPAGCRVAFAPGQHLPVQVPRDGEAALIRTYSLSSAPADGFLRISVKAQGPASRYLHEHVVAGDVLNVRPPMGSFTLDQQSTRPLVLIGAGVGITPLLAMLRQQLSTGQARRIHLFHGARSLADLPFQQELTTLRQQAGDLLHVHRALSQPEGHAQLGRDYEFAGRLGIEQVKATLALDDYDFYLCGPGSFTQQLYEGLRGVHVPDARIHAEAFGPSTLRRHTDADQPILQQPPAADEPVPVYFAASAKEARWVPGSGTLLELAEARGLTPEFSCRGGSCGTCKTRLVSGQVHYPNPPAELPEAGSVLICCAVPAKVEEGMQALVLDV
- a CDS encoding LysR family transcriptional regulator, producing the protein MDQIHLMKVFVAVGELESFAAAARRLDISPAAVTRAVSALEEQLGVKLLLRTTRSVRLTEAGGRYLEDTRHILASIHEANEAAAGINATPRGDLAVTAPILFGRKFVMPCIVRYLQQYPEVDVSAYFLDRVVNMVEEGMDVAVRIGPLPDSGLKALRVGRVRRMLCASPDYLARHGVPKHPSDLAGHAVIGTTNLSPRAGWRFGVTDEPTLVRMKPRLTVTSNDGAIAAASGGLGIARLLSYQVVDELASGQLQVLLAEYEEAPWPIHVLHRESKYGSAKVRAFIDMLAQGLRDQQLD
- a CDS encoding aldose 1-epimerase → MAVTELHLQDRLTHLSLAPEVGASLVNWQVKATGQALLRHTDAAALASGTPRRLACYPLAPWSNRIGEGGFARPEGWQALLANTGHDPYPIHGSAWQQAWQVEHHSEQQARLTLDSAVPFAYQATLDVHLHEGCLNLDLHVMHQGEPATWYGLGLHPYFPRYPDTKLYATARKVWLAEDGRLPSYEAEVPEQWRFNAMRRLPEAVVDHAFSGWPGECVIEQPSAGYRLACSANEAGHFLLFCPQGQGFFCFEPVSHPINAHHLPGRPGLRLLHRGEAMNLAFRMQYQAL
- a CDS encoding EamA family transporter — translated: MAAPSSAVPLFPRKLAIALLALLACSFAGNHIAARIAFDNGTGVLLAILCRSGITLLVLACLLLWQRQALSLPAGTRHWQLLLGLLIATQSLCLYSAVARIPVALALLVGNTFPMLLALLTWALGGARPTGRTVLFMGLILCGLVLALDVPAHLADSAAANPHWALGVSLAFGAACAFACALWITDQKLAAVRGPVRSLLTLLIVFSSMLVAGASGVIPSGLSLPGSSSGWAALATLVVLYGLAFSLLFVCVPRLNMAQNAPVMNVEPIATLLLGWALLDQHLSTVQLVGGAVVVCGIVLLTYRRAK
- a CDS encoding TRAP transporter large permease subunit, translating into MDAFILLGSFIALILLGMPVAYALGLSALIGAWWIDIPLQAMMIQVASGVNKFSLLAIPFFVLAGAIMAEGGMSRRLVAFAGVLVGFVRGGLSLVNIMASTFFGAISGSSVADTASVGSVLIPEMERKGYPREFSTAVTVSGSVQALLTPPSHNSVLYSLAAGGTVSIGSLFMAGVMPGLLLSAVMMGLCLIFAKKRNYPKGEVIPMRQALKIAGEALWGLMAMVIILGGILSGMFTATESAAVAVVWSFFVTMFIYRDYKWRDLPKLMHRTVRTISIVMILIGFAASFGYVMTLMQIPSKITTAFLTLSDNRYVVLMCINFMLLLLGTVMDMAPLILILTPILLPVITGIGVDPVHFGMIMLVNLGIGLITPPVGAVLFVGSAIGKVSIESTIKAMLPFYLALFMVLMAVTYIPAISLWLPSVVL
- a CDS encoding TRAP transporter small permease subunit; the protein is MKNLFLRVNDTLYCTCTWVAGLSILTMSLIIPWGIFARYVLGTGASWPEPVAILLMVVFTFVGAAASYRAGAHMAVTMITDRLPPLQRSLAALLVQVLMILVCVFMTYYGTKLCITTWNQFLASLPGVRVGMTYAPIPIGGVLTLVFVLERLLLGDQSHRKVVRFDHLEENEGAA
- a CDS encoding DctP family TRAP transporter solute-binding subunit, producing MTFKRKLLLAVLPFAFSVAMPASALDIKFAEIHPAGYPTVVAEQNMGKKLEDASNGEITFKMFAGGVLGSEKEVIEQAQIGAVQMTRVSLGIVGPVVPDVNVFNMPFVFRDHDHMRKIIDGEIGQEILDKITNSDFNLVALAWMDGGSRSIYTKKPVRSLEDLKGMKIRVQGNPLFIDMMNAMGGNGIAMDTGEIFSALQTGVIDGAENNPPTLLEHNHFQSAKYYTLTGHLILPEPVVMSKTTWNKLSPEQQALVKKVAREAQMEERALWDAKTAASEEKLKAAGVEFITVDKKPFYDATASVREKYGAQYADLMKRINAVQ
- a CDS encoding SMP-30/gluconolactonase/LRE family protein — encoded protein: MNCELIVDARNGTGESPVWHPGEQALYWVDIPARQLHRWQAADGKHQCWQGDEMLACIARSGQGWVAGMESGIFQLQAMADGSLDSRLLSNVQHAQAGMRFNDGRCDRQGRFWAGTMLLDMQQGAHVGALYRLDGEGQLHLQQDGMIVPNGLTFSPDGTRMYLSDSHPNVQKVWAFDYDIDSGTPHNKRLFIDMRDYPGRPDGAAIDQDGCYWICGNDAGQIHRFTPEGRLDRSLRVPVKKPAMCAFGGASLDILYVTSIRPTGIDLSDQPLAGGVFALDPGTKGLEEPAYRG